The Thiorhodovibrio litoralis genome includes a window with the following:
- the ureC gene encoding urease subunit alpha gives MAKITRQAYAEMFGPTTGDRVRLADTELIIQVERDHTQYGDEVKFGGGKVIRDGMGQSQRPAAEVVDLVITNALILDWWGIVKADVGVKNGRIVGIGKAGNPDVQPGVDIIIGPGTEAIAGEGQILTAGGIDAHIHFICPQQVEEALTSGITTMLGGGTGPATGTNATTCTPGPWYIHRMLQASDELPMNLGYLGKGNASRPAPLTEQIAAGAIGLKLHEDWGTTPAAIDNCLTVAENCDVQVAIHTDTLNESGFVEDSLKAIGERTIHTYHTEGAGGGHAPDIIKACGAPNVLPSSTNPTRPYTENTVDEHLDMLMVCHHLSSAIPEDLAFAESRIRRETIAAEDILHDLGAFSMIASDSQAMGRVGEVICRTWQTAHKMKVQRGSLAGDPAEHDNARVKRYVAKYTINPAISHGIAHEVGSIEVGKLADLVLWKPAFFGTKPSLIIKGGMIASAAMGDPNASIPTPQPVHYRPMFGALGGARGATSMTFLSQAAHDAGVHRQLGLESLIGTVKGCRTVTKADMRLNDYLPKIEVDPQTYQVRADGELLVCEPAKVLPMAQRYFMF, from the coding sequence ATGGCGAAAATCACGCGCCAGGCCTATGCGGAGATGTTCGGCCCGACCACCGGGGACAGAGTGCGGCTGGCGGATACCGAGCTGATCATTCAAGTCGAGCGGGATCACACCCAATACGGCGATGAGGTGAAGTTCGGCGGCGGCAAGGTGATCCGCGACGGCATGGGGCAAAGTCAGCGCCCGGCCGCCGAAGTGGTGGATCTGGTCATCACCAATGCGCTGATTCTCGACTGGTGGGGCATCGTCAAGGCCGATGTCGGCGTGAAGAACGGGCGCATTGTTGGCATCGGAAAGGCCGGCAACCCGGATGTGCAGCCCGGCGTGGATATCATCATCGGCCCCGGCACCGAGGCCATCGCCGGGGAAGGGCAGATCCTGACCGCTGGCGGCATCGACGCCCATATTCATTTCATCTGCCCACAACAGGTCGAAGAAGCACTGACCTCCGGCATCACCACCATGCTCGGTGGCGGCACTGGTCCGGCGACCGGCACCAATGCGACCACCTGCACGCCAGGGCCCTGGTACATCCACCGCATGCTGCAGGCGAGCGATGAACTGCCGATGAACCTGGGCTATCTCGGCAAGGGCAATGCCTCGCGCCCGGCGCCGCTGACCGAGCAGATCGCGGCCGGGGCCATCGGGCTGAAATTGCACGAGGACTGGGGCACCACGCCGGCGGCCATCGACAACTGCCTGACGGTGGCCGAGAACTGCGACGTGCAAGTCGCCATCCATACCGACACCCTGAACGAATCCGGCTTTGTCGAAGACTCGCTCAAGGCCATCGGCGAGCGGACTATTCATACCTACCATACCGAGGGCGCCGGCGGCGGCCATGCGCCGGACATCATCAAGGCCTGCGGCGCGCCCAATGTGCTGCCGTCCTCGACCAACCCGACCCGGCCCTATACCGAGAACACCGTCGACGAGCATCTCGACATGCTGATGGTCTGCCATCACCTGTCGTCGGCTATTCCAGAGGATTTGGCCTTTGCCGAATCCCGCATTCGCCGCGAGACCATCGCCGCCGAGGATATTCTGCACGACTTGGGCGCCTTCTCGATGATCGCCTCGGACTCCCAAGCCATGGGCCGCGTCGGCGAGGTGATCTGCCGCACCTGGCAGACGGCGCACAAGATGAAGGTCCAGCGCGGCAGCCTGGCCGGCGACCCGGCCGAGCACGACAATGCCCGGGTGAAGCGCTATGTCGCTAAGTACACCATCAACCCGGCCATATCCCACGGCATCGCGCACGAGGTTGGCTCGATCGAGGTCGGCAAGCTGGCCGATCTGGTGTTGTGGAAGCCGGCTTTCTTCGGCACCAAGCCGAGCTTGATCATCAAGGGCGGCATGATCGCCTCGGCCGCCATGGGTGATCCCAACGCCTCGATTCCCACACCTCAGCCAGTCCATTACCGGCCGATGTTCGGTGCCCTCGGCGGCGCGCGCGGGGCCACCAGCATGACCTTCCTGTCGCAGGCGGCTCATGACGCCGGCGTGCATCGCCAACTCGGGCTCGAGTCCCTGATCGGCACGGTCAAGGGCTGCCGCACGGTGACCAAGGCGGACATGCGCCTGAACGACTATCTGCCCAAGATCGAGGTCGATCCGCAAACCTACCAGGTGCGCGCCGATGGCGAACTGCTGGTGTGCGAGCCGGCCAAGGTGCTGCCGATGGCGCAGCGGTATTTCATGTTCTGA
- a CDS encoding urease subunit beta, whose product MIPGELLPAAGEIELNPNRTTLTVGVANTGDRPIQVGSHYHFYETNAALEFERESTRGFRLNIPAGTAVRFEPGQTRTVELVAYAGSRQVYGFNGKVMGGLD is encoded by the coding sequence ATGATCCCCGGAGAACTGCTGCCCGCCGCGGGCGAGATCGAGCTCAACCCCAACCGCACGACGCTCACAGTCGGGGTGGCGAACACCGGTGACCGACCAATCCAAGTCGGCTCCCATTACCATTTCTACGAGACCAACGCGGCGCTGGAGTTCGAGCGCGAGTCCACGCGCGGCTTTCGGCTGAACATTCCGGCGGGCACCGCGGTGCGCTTCGAGCCCGGGCAGACGCGCACGGTGGAGCTGGTAGCCTATGCCGGGAGTCGGCAGGTGTATGGCTTCAATGGCAAGGTGATGGGAGGGCTCGACTGA
- a CDS encoding urease subunit gamma: MELTPREKDKLLLMTAAFVAERRLARGVKLNYPEAMALISAAILEGARDGRSVAELMDEGRKVLTRDQVMDGVPDMLREVQIEATFPDGTKLVTVHEPIL, translated from the coding sequence GTGGAACTGACACCCCGAGAGAAAGATAAGCTGCTGCTGATGACCGCAGCCTTTGTGGCCGAGCGCCGGCTGGCACGCGGCGTCAAGCTCAATTACCCCGAGGCCATGGCTTTGATCAGCGCAGCCATTCTGGAGGGCGCGCGCGATGGCCGCAGCGTCGCCGAGCTGATGGACGAAGGGCGCAAGGTGCTGACGCGCGATCAGGTCATGGACGGCGTGCCGGATATGCTGCGCGAGGTGCAGATCGAGGCCACCTTCCCGGACGGCACCAAACTGGTGACCGTGCATGAGCCCATCCTGTAA
- a CDS encoding urease accessory protein UreD, with translation MIAEPLHPAGPSHPNEQVAGWQAHLELGFSARAQRTELTHRRSLGPLKVQRSFHPEGDVCHAYLLHPPGGVVGGDGLMLDVQVEEGASALLSAPGATKCYRSAGARSEICQQFRVAEQGRLEWLPHETIFFSGCEIAVRNRVELADGARFLGWELLCLGRQAGDAPFVQGRADVGLEVLRAGRPLLCERLRLTPDRIARPGHLRGAPVLATLLATPADAALRDALRAALQQGNNPAAAGGMSGATPHAPHWEQPGDLPGDLEQPGDLLEAVTLLAEEQLLVLRVLGPSTERVRQRLELAWRCLREPVMGRVAVAPRIWAT, from the coding sequence ATGATCGCAGAGCCTTTGCATCCCGCTGGGCCTTCACATCCCAACGAACAGGTCGCCGGCTGGCAGGCCCACTTGGAGCTGGGCTTTTCGGCGCGCGCGCAACGCACCGAATTGACGCATCGGCGTAGCCTTGGCCCTCTGAAGGTGCAGCGGAGCTTTCATCCGGAGGGCGACGTCTGCCATGCCTATTTGCTGCATCCGCCGGGTGGGGTTGTGGGTGGCGACGGGCTGATGCTGGATGTGCAGGTGGAGGAGGGCGCCTCGGCGCTGCTGAGTGCGCCGGGGGCGACCAAGTGCTATCGTTCCGCGGGTGCTCGGTCTGAAATTTGCCAGCAATTCCGGGTGGCGGAGCAGGGGCGGCTGGAGTGGCTGCCGCATGAGACAATTTTTTTCTCCGGCTGCGAGATCGCGGTGCGCAATCGCGTCGAGCTGGCCGACGGGGCGCGCTTCCTCGGTTGGGAGCTCCTGTGCCTCGGGCGCCAGGCAGGGGATGCGCCCTTCGTGCAGGGGCGAGCGGATGTTGGACTGGAAGTGCTGCGCGCCGGTCGCCCGCTGCTGTGCGAGCGGTTGCGGCTCACGCCGGATCGGATCGCGCGACCCGGGCATCTGCGCGGTGCGCCGGTGCTGGCGACTCTGCTGGCGACGCCAGCCGATGCGGCGCTGCGCGATGCGTTGCGCGCCGCTTTGCAGCAGGGTAACAATCCAGCCGCGGCTGGCGGGATGTCTGGCGCGACACCGCACGCCCCGCATTGGGAACAGCCGGGCGACCTGCCGGGCGATCTAGAACAGCCGGGCGATCTATTGGAGGCGGTGACCCTGCTGGCCGAGGAACAATTGTTGGTCTTGCGGGTGCTTGGCCCATCAACCGAGCGGGTGCGCCAGCGCCTTGAGCTGGCCTGGCGCTGTCTGCGCGAGCCCGTCATGGGTCGGGTGGCAGTCGCTCCGCGCATTTGGGCAACCTGA
- the glgC gene encoding glucose-1-phosphate adenylyltransferase: MQLKVLAFVLAGGEGTRLYPLTRDRAKPAVPFGGKYRIVDFVLSNLVNSGIYSIFVLTQFRSQSLLQHLADGWQFGGILKNEFLIPVPAQMRAEGKEWYRGTADAMHQNLNLIEQSAPDIVVVFGADHIYRMNIREMIEYHQRKQADVTIAALPTDKKFAKDFGVIEADESGRIIGFHEKNADAPTIPGDPNRVYASMGNYVFSTDRLLKMIQEDHDDPASTLDFGKDILPKAIGQAEMFAYNFNRNKIPGEEPDKIPYWRDVGTLDAFYDANMDIRAISPELNLFNREWPLRTASYPDPPAKFVFDDENRRGQAIDSVVSGGCIISGGLVRDSVLGRHVFVHAGCQIEGSVIFDNCDIGRHSKLRRCILQKNVRIPDGSVIGYDHEEDRKHYHVSDSGIVVVEGSRTPIPISTITV, translated from the coding sequence ATGCAGCTCAAGGTTCTTGCCTTTGTTCTCGCTGGCGGCGAGGGAACGCGACTCTATCCACTGACCCGTGACCGTGCCAAACCGGCCGTCCCCTTTGGTGGAAAGTACCGAATTGTCGACTTCGTGCTCAGCAATCTGGTCAATTCCGGGATTTACTCCATTTTCGTGCTGACCCAGTTTCGCAGCCAGTCCCTGCTGCAGCACCTGGCCGATGGTTGGCAGTTCGGTGGCATTCTCAAAAATGAGTTCTTGATACCCGTGCCGGCCCAAATGCGCGCCGAGGGCAAGGAGTGGTACCGAGGCACCGCTGATGCCATGCACCAAAACCTCAACCTCATCGAGCAATCCGCCCCGGATATCGTCGTTGTCTTTGGTGCGGATCATATCTACCGGATGAACATTCGGGAAATGATCGAGTATCACCAGCGCAAGCAGGCCGATGTCACCATCGCGGCCTTGCCCACGGACAAGAAATTCGCCAAGGACTTCGGCGTCATCGAGGCTGATGAGAGCGGGCGCATCATCGGATTCCACGAGAAGAACGCCGATGCCCCGACCATTCCCGGCGATCCGAACCGCGTCTATGCCTCCATGGGCAACTATGTCTTCAGCACGGATAGGCTCTTGAAGATGATCCAGGAGGACCACGATGATCCCGCGAGCACCCTTGATTTCGGGAAAGATATCCTACCCAAGGCCATCGGTCAGGCCGAGATGTTTGCCTACAATTTCAACAGGAACAAAATCCCCGGCGAGGAACCCGACAAGATTCCTTACTGGCGTGATGTCGGCACCCTCGATGCCTTTTATGACGCCAATATGGATATCCGCGCCATTTCACCCGAGCTCAATCTGTTCAACCGCGAATGGCCACTGCGGACCGCGAGCTATCCCGACCCACCGGCGAAGTTTGTGTTTGACGACGAAAATCGTCGCGGACAGGCGATTGATTCGGTCGTCTCCGGGGGCTGCATCATCTCTGGCGGTCTCGTCAGGGACTCCGTTCTCGGTCGGCACGTTTTTGTCCATGCGGGCTGCCAGATCGAGGGCTCCGTCATCTTCGACAACTGCGATATTGGACGCCACTCCAAGCTGCGCCGCTGTATTCTGCAAAAAAACGTGCGTATTCCAGATGGCTCCGTCATTGGCTACGATCACGAGGAAGACAGGAAGCACTACCATGTGAGCGACAGCGGTATTGTCGTGGTCGAGGGGAGCCGCACCCCGATTCCAATTTCAACCATAACAGTCTGA
- the urtE gene encoding urea ABC transporter ATP-binding subunit UrtE: MLRVAGLNQFYGESHTLWDLDLDVPEGQCTCLMGRNGVGKTTLLGCTMGLLPVRSGQIQLAGQDLLRESVERRARLGIGYVPQGRQIFPLLTVEDNLRIGLPVRSDRARDIPPFIYELFPVLKDMRARRGGDLSGGQQQQLAIGRALVIDPKLLILDEPTEGIQPNIVHEIGDIIRRLNRDIGLTVLLVEQKLPFARRVADRFCILDRGRAVASGGIDQLKDELVHEFLTV, translated from the coding sequence CTGCTGCGCGTCGCCGGACTCAACCAATTCTATGGCGAGAGCCACACCCTCTGGGATCTGGATCTGGACGTCCCGGAAGGGCAGTGCACCTGCCTGATGGGGCGCAACGGTGTTGGCAAAACCACGCTGCTCGGCTGCACCATGGGGCTCTTGCCCGTGCGCAGCGGGCAGATTCAGCTCGCCGGACAAGACCTGTTGCGCGAGTCGGTCGAGCGGCGTGCGCGCCTAGGCATCGGCTATGTGCCCCAGGGGCGGCAGATTTTCCCGCTGCTGACGGTTGAGGATAACCTGCGCATCGGGCTGCCTGTGCGCAGCGACCGAGCGCGAGACATCCCGCCCTTCATCTACGAGCTCTTCCCTGTGCTCAAAGACATGCGCGCCCGCCGCGGCGGCGATCTCTCCGGCGGCCAACAACAGCAGCTCGCCATCGGCCGTGCCCTGGTCATCGACCCCAAGCTGCTTATCCTCGACGAACCCACCGAAGGCATCCAGCCCAACATCGTGCACGAGATCGGCGACATCATTCGCCGCCTCAACCGCGACATCGGCCTCACCGTCCTGCTGGTCGAGCAAAAACTCCCCTTCGCCCGCCGCGTCGCCGACCGCTTCTGCATCCTCGACCGCGGCCGCGCCGTCGCCAGCGGGGGCATCGACCAGCTCAAGGACGAACTGGTGCATGAGTTCCTGACCGTTTAG
- the urtD gene encoding urea ABC transporter ATP-binding protein UrtD yields the protein MTALREMFRRDQVYDFLMPRVVEGLDLSHGTLLYMEDVSVSFDGFRAIDTLNFYLDVGELRAVIGPNGAGKTTMMDIITGKTRPDTGQVWFGQRMNLLRMSEPEIAQAGIGRKFQKPTVFEQHSVMENLELAMAGPKGVLHTLTARLGPAERERIDQVLETVGLTDQRHGRAGALSHGQKQWLEIGMLLMQNPLLLLVDEPAAGMTHQEMDRTVELLKTLAGDHSVVVVEHDMDFVRALDAKVTVLHQGQVLADGRMERVQNDQRVMEVYLGT from the coding sequence ATGACAGCGCTGCGCGAGATGTTCCGCCGCGATCAGGTCTATGACTTCCTGATGCCGCGGGTGGTCGAGGGGCTGGATCTGTCCCACGGTACCCTGCTGTACATGGAAGATGTCTCGGTCAGCTTCGACGGCTTTCGCGCCATCGACACGCTCAACTTTTATCTGGATGTTGGCGAACTGCGTGCGGTCATTGGCCCGAATGGCGCGGGCAAGACCACCATGATGGACATCATCACCGGCAAGACGCGACCGGACACCGGGCAGGTGTGGTTTGGCCAGCGCATGAATCTGCTGCGCATGAGTGAGCCGGAGATCGCCCAGGCCGGCATCGGGCGCAAGTTCCAGAAGCCGACTGTCTTTGAGCAGCACAGCGTGATGGAGAACCTCGAACTCGCCATGGCTGGCCCCAAGGGCGTCTTGCACACCCTGACCGCGCGCCTTGGTCCCGCCGAGCGCGAGCGCATCGATCAGGTGCTGGAGACTGTCGGCCTCACCGATCAGCGCCATGGGCGCGCTGGTGCTCTGTCCCATGGGCAGAAGCAATGGCTCGAGATCGGCATGCTGCTGATGCAAAACCCGCTGCTGCTGCTGGTTGACGAACCCGCCGCCGGCATGACGCATCAGGAAATGGATCGCACCGTGGAACTGCTCAAAACCCTTGCCGGGGATCACAGCGTCGTGGTGGTCGAGCATGATATGGACTTTGTGCGCGCGCTCGATGCCAAGGTCACGGTGCTGCATCAAGGACAAGTTCTGGCCGATGGGCGTATGGAGCGCGTGCAGAATGACCAGCGCGTGATGGAGGTCTACCTTGGCACCTGA
- the urtC gene encoding urea ABC transporter permease subunit UrtC, which produces MAPSRLSLSPLLAGDRSALIFPAVLLAVIVIVPILASLPESSPLHLPTYTVTLLGKYLTYALLAMAVDLVWGYLGILSLGHGAFFALGGYAMGMYLMRQIGDRGVYGNPVLPDFMVFLNWQELPWFWHGFDMFWFAMLMAMLVPGLLAFIFGWFAFRSRVTGVYLSIITQALTYALMLAFFRNEMGFGGNNGMTDFKDLLGFDLQSDATRLGLFVASGLALLGAYFACRAIVRSRLGRVAVAVRDAEDRVRFIGYRVESVKVALFTFSAVLAGIGGALYVPQVGIINPGEFAPLNSIEIVIWVALGGRATLYGAVIGAVVVNFAKSWFTAALPDFWLFALGALFVLVTLFLPQGIAGLLGRLKSREAAKS; this is translated from the coding sequence ATGGCTCCCTCGCGTCTGTCACTCTCCCCGCTGCTCGCTGGTGACCGCTCCGCGCTCATCTTTCCGGCGGTGCTGCTGGCGGTCATTGTCATTGTGCCGATCCTGGCCAGCTTGCCCGAGAGCAGCCCGCTGCATCTGCCGACCTACACGGTCACGCTGCTTGGCAAGTATCTGACCTATGCGCTGCTGGCCATGGCGGTCGACCTGGTGTGGGGCTATCTCGGTATTCTCAGCCTCGGGCATGGTGCCTTTTTTGCGCTTGGCGGCTATGCCATGGGCATGTACCTGATGCGCCAGATCGGCGATCGCGGTGTCTATGGCAACCCGGTGCTGCCGGACTTCATGGTGTTCCTCAACTGGCAGGAGCTGCCCTGGTTCTGGCACGGCTTTGATATGTTCTGGTTCGCGATGCTGATGGCCATGCTGGTGCCGGGGCTGCTGGCCTTCATTTTCGGCTGGTTTGCCTTCCGCTCGCGCGTCACGGGCGTGTATCTGTCCATCATCACTCAGGCGCTGACCTATGCGCTGATGCTGGCCTTTTTCCGCAATGAAATGGGCTTCGGCGGCAACAACGGCATGACGGATTTCAAGGATCTCCTGGGCTTTGATCTGCAGTCCGACGCTACTCGCCTGGGGCTGTTCGTTGCCTCCGGGCTGGCGCTGCTAGGCGCTTACTTCGCCTGTCGCGCCATTGTCCGCTCGCGCCTCGGGCGCGTCGCGGTCGCAGTGCGCGACGCCGAAGACCGGGTGCGTTTTATCGGCTACCGTGTGGAGTCAGTCAAGGTGGCGCTCTTTACCTTCTCCGCCGTGCTCGCCGGCATCGGCGGGGCGCTCTATGTGCCGCAGGTTGGCATCATCAATCCGGGTGAATTCGCCCCACTCAACTCCATCGAAATCGTCATCTGGGTGGCCCTGGGTGGGCGCGCGACCCTTTATGGCGCGGTCATCGGCGCCGTGGTGGTGAACTTTGCCAAGAGTTGGTTTACCGCCGCCTTGCCGGATTTCTGGCTGTTCGCCCTGGGCGCGCTCTTCGTGCTGGTGACGCTCTTCTTGCCGCAGGGCATCGCCGGTCTGCTCGGCCGGCTGAAGTCGCGCGAGGCCGCGAAGTCATGA
- the urtB gene encoding urea ABC transporter permease subunit UrtB, which yields MQPQPTTPRLTFALLALMLLLTATQALAAEVETDDPKLDAAFALILDRDFTVKAKGIEAIADSGHPQAAALLRGLLEGHLRRHQSSSRLVFVREQGSRFALTDAVTGEDLGLETKRKAKRLPINNLMRARIEAQLARLELTDPDPGVRLRAAEAMLENPGGENQALIAERLELEDNNRVLAALNAARSLGLLESGDLQQRLAAIAELKKSLEPRVRNALARLAENDPDDQVRAAATDALVGIDQRIAFFGQLETLFFGLSLGSVLVLAAIGLAITFGVMGVINMAHGELIMLGAYTTYLLQVALPGYSGVALLLSIPTAFVFCGLVGIAIERGVIRFLYGRPLETLLATFGISLILQQAVRTLVSPQNVPVANPDWMSGFWQVNSVLSLTYNRLFILLFCLIVFALLFLLLRRTSLGLQVRAVSQNRAMARAMGVHSQRVDALTFGLGSGIAGVAGVALSQLTNVGPNLGQAYIVDSFMVVVFGGVGNLWGTLVGGLSLGIANKVLEPWAGAVLAKILVLVFIILFIQRRPRGLFPQKGRAAES from the coding sequence ATGCAGCCACAGCCAACCACACCCCGTCTGACCTTCGCGCTGCTTGCGCTCATGCTGCTGCTGACAGCCACACAGGCATTGGCGGCGGAGGTCGAAACCGATGATCCCAAGCTGGACGCGGCCTTTGCGCTTATCCTCGACCGGGATTTCACGGTCAAGGCGAAGGGCATTGAAGCCATCGCGGATAGCGGACATCCGCAAGCGGCGGCCTTGCTGCGCGGTTTGCTCGAGGGGCACCTGCGTCGTCATCAGTCCAGCAGTCGTCTGGTGTTCGTGCGCGAGCAGGGCTCCAGGTTCGCGCTGACCGATGCCGTGACCGGGGAGGATCTGGGCCTGGAGACCAAGCGCAAGGCCAAGCGCCTGCCGATCAACAACCTGATGCGCGCGCGCATCGAAGCGCAATTGGCGCGTTTGGAACTCACTGATCCTGATCCTGGCGTGCGCCTGCGCGCGGCCGAAGCGATGTTGGAGAACCCAGGCGGGGAGAATCAGGCGTTGATTGCTGAGCGTCTGGAGCTTGAAGACAATAACCGCGTGCTTGCAGCCTTGAACGCCGCCCGATCCTTGGGCCTGCTCGAGAGCGGTGATCTGCAGCAGCGACTTGCCGCCATCGCGGAACTGAAGAAAAGTCTCGAGCCGCGGGTGCGCAACGCCCTGGCGCGCCTGGCGGAGAATGATCCCGACGACCAGGTGCGCGCGGCGGCAACCGATGCGCTAGTAGGCATCGATCAACGCATCGCGTTTTTTGGCCAGCTCGAGACGCTGTTTTTTGGCCTAAGTCTCGGCTCTGTGTTGGTGCTCGCGGCCATCGGCCTGGCCATCACCTTTGGTGTCATGGGCGTGATCAACATGGCGCATGGCGAGCTAATCATGCTCGGCGCCTACACCACCTATCTGTTGCAGGTCGCCCTGCCGGGCTATTCCGGGGTGGCGCTGCTGCTTTCGATTCCTACGGCCTTTGTTTTCTGCGGTTTGGTCGGCATCGCCATCGAGCGCGGCGTGATTCGGTTTCTTTATGGCCGACCGCTAGAGACGCTGCTGGCCACCTTCGGCATCAGCCTGATTTTGCAGCAGGCGGTGCGCACGCTGGTGTCGCCGCAGAATGTGCCGGTGGCGAATCCGGACTGGATGAGCGGCTTCTGGCAGGTCAATAGCGTGCTGTCGCTCACCTATAACCGCCTGTTCATCCTGCTCTTTTGTCTGATTGTCTTTGCGCTGCTGTTTTTGCTGCTACGCCGCACCAGCCTGGGATTGCAGGTGCGCGCGGTGTCGCAAAATCGTGCCATGGCGCGCGCCATGGGCGTGCATTCCCAACGCGTCGATGCGCTCACCTTTGGCCTTGGCTCGGGCATTGCCGGGGTAGCCGGGGTGGCGCTGTCGCAGCTGACCAATGTCGGTCCCAACCTGGGGCAGGCCTATATTGTCGACAGCTTTATGGTGGTGGTCTTTGGTGGGGTCGGCAATCTCTGGGGCACGCTGGTTGGCGGCCTCAGTTTGGGCATTGCCAACAAGGTACTCGAGCCCTGGGCGGGCGCCGTGCTGGCCAAGATTCTGGTGCTGGTGTTCATCATTCTGTTCATCCAGCGGCGACCGCGAGGGCTGTTCCCGCAGAAAGGCCGCGCGGCGGAGTCCTGA
- the urtA gene encoding urea ABC transporter substrate-binding protein, protein MPIATSLKNLPLAAALAAGVTLATPVLAEDDTIKVGILHSLSGTMAISETTLKDTMLMLIDEQNEKGGLLGKKLEAVVVDPASDWPLFAEKARELIEKDKVAAVFGCWTSVSRKSVLPVFEELDSLLFYPVQYEGEESSGNVFYTGAAPNQQAIPAVDYLMNNLGVERWVLAGTDYVYPRTTNKILEAYLKDNGVAEEDIMINYTPFGHSDWQSIVSDIKKFGSAGKKTAVVSTINGDANVPFYKELGNQGISATDIPVVAFSVGEEELSGIDTAPLVGHLAAWNYFMSVESEGNDEFIEAWHKFIKNEDRVTNDPMEAHYIGFNMWVDAVEKAGTTDPEAVADAIIGVSVPNLSGGYSAMMPNHHITKPVLIGEIQDDGQFQVVWETSGLVVGDAWSNFLPGSKDIIADWRAPLSCGNYNVKTGKCSGQNF, encoded by the coding sequence ATGCCCATTGCGACATCTCTGAAAAACCTCCCGCTGGCCGCCGCGCTGGCCGCTGGGGTGACTTTGGCAACCCCGGTCCTGGCCGAGGACGACACCATCAAGGTCGGCATCCTGCATTCCCTGTCCGGCACCATGGCCATCAGCGAGACCACGCTGAAGGACACCATGCTGATGCTGATCGATGAACAGAACGAGAAGGGCGGGCTGCTCGGTAAGAAGCTTGAGGCCGTGGTGGTCGATCCGGCCTCTGACTGGCCGCTGTTTGCTGAGAAGGCGCGCGAGCTGATCGAAAAGGACAAGGTGGCCGCAGTCTTTGGTTGCTGGACCTCGGTGTCGCGCAAGTCCGTGCTGCCGGTGTTCGAGGAGCTCGACAGTCTGCTGTTCTATCCAGTGCAGTACGAGGGCGAGGAGTCCTCCGGCAATGTCTTCTACACCGGCGCGGCGCCCAATCAGCAGGCCATCCCGGCGGTGGATTATCTGATGAACAATCTCGGTGTCGAGCGCTGGGTGCTGGCCGGGACCGATTACGTCTATCCGCGTACCACCAACAAGATCCTTGAAGCCTACCTCAAGGACAATGGCGTAGCCGAGGAAGACATCATGATCAACTACACGCCATTCGGTCATTCCGACTGGCAGTCGATCGTCTCGGACATCAAGAAATTCGGCTCGGCCGGGAAGAAGACCGCAGTGGTCTCCACCATCAATGGCGATGCCAACGTGCCCTTCTATAAAGAGCTGGGCAACCAGGGAATTTCCGCGACCGACATCCCGGTGGTCGCCTTCTCAGTGGGCGAGGAAGAGCTCTCTGGCATCGACACCGCGCCGCTGGTCGGCCATCTGGCCGCCTGGAATTACTTTATGAGTGTCGAGAGCGAAGGGAACGATGAGTTCATCGAGGCCTGGCACAAGTTCATCAAGAACGAAGATCGTGTGACCAACGACCCGATGGAAGCCCACTATATCGGCTTTAACATGTGGGTCGACGCGGTCGAGAAGGCTGGTACCACCGACCCCGAGGCCGTGGCCGATGCCATTATTGGCGTCTCAGTGCCCAATCTTTCAGGCGGCTACTCGGCGATGATGCCTAATCATCACATCACCAAGCCAGTGCTGATCGGTGAGATTCAGGACGATGGTCAGTTCCAGGTCGTCTGGGAGACCTCAGGGCTGGTGGTTGGCGACGCCTGGTCGAACTTCCTGCCGGGCTCCAAGGACATCATCGCCGACTGGCGCGCCCCCCTGTCCTGCGGTAACTACAACGTCAAGACCGGCAAGTGCTCGGGCCAGAACTTCTGA